In the genome of Succinivibrio dextrinosolvens, the window GCTTACAAGCAAATCAGTGTAACCTGCAGGAGCCTGAGTAGCTTCAATAATGTCTGGACCACCTGAAGTCAGAAGCTGAATCAGAACGAAATTATTGAAGTTGAAGGCAAAGGATGCAATTAACAGCGGAGCCAATGGTTTAATCAGCAGAGGCAGAGTTATGCATTTGAGGTTAGTCCATGGACTTGCCCCTTCAATTGCAGTAGCCTCATAAAGATCATCAGGAATTGATTTTAAAAGACCCATGCATAGGATCATCATATATGGATAACCAAGCCAACAGTTAACAATCAGGATCATGCCTCGGGCTGCCCAAGGGTCTGTGAACCATTCAATAGATGACCACTCTAGTCCAAGGAAATTATATATAGGAGCCATTACTGCGTTTAAGAACACATTAAGTTCACCGAAATTCTGATTGAAAAGACCTTTGAAAACCAGAATTGAAATGAATGATGGTACTGCGTAAGGAAGAATCAGAAATACTCTATAGATCCCCTTAAAGCGAAGGAACTCCCACTGAACAAGGCAGGCAAGTACAAGACCTATTGCCAGAGTAATAATCACAGTTAAACCGGAGAAACATACAGTCCAGGTAAAAATCTTAAGGAAAGGCATACGAATGCTTTCGTTAGATAGGAACTTAACATAATTCTTTAAGCCGACACCAACTTTAAAACCAGGAGCAAATTCCTCGCCTTGAAGTTCTCCCTTTTCATTTGCATACTGGTAGTAGCCAGTTTCCATGTTAGGAAGAAACAGCTGCTTGGACTGAACATCCCATAAGGCATTGTGTTCTTTAACCACGTAGCCGTTTTCTGCTGTCATACCTTTTTTAAGAGGAACGAACTTTTCATCCTCAGCACTGAACTTTCTAAGACCGCTTAAGGTCAGATCCTGTTTTTTCTCAGCCAGATGCAGATTCAGTCTTTGAATATTATTCTTTAAAGTCAGCATCTGTCTCATAGGAACAACAGTTCCCTGGACAGAGTCTGAACTAGCTTTCACAAGGTTAATTGAAATTGGTTTTATATTGTCATTATCAGCATCTGAATTCTGTACCAGAGCAACAGGCTTATCAAGTTTGAATGACTCTCCATCTTTGCTTAGAAGAAGGTCATACTTGCCGTTACCAAGATCGTACAGTTTGAAATCGTAATCACTCCCCTCCGTCTTAAAGGTTTTCTTCAGATGATACTTCATGGCATTTTCTACACTCATAACATGAGCACCAGAATAATTGGTGAATGAAATCCAGAGAGTATAGATCAGAGGGAAGATAATAAATGCAGTCATGCCGGCTACAGCAGGGAATGCATAGCGCTGAGCATACATTTTCTTGCTTACAAAAACATATACACCAACACCCACAAGTACAAGATCAAGCAGAGGATATGCAATATCTCCGTTAATATACATGCAGACATCAGCATATAAATTTACAAGAACAATTAGTAAAACAATTGTCCATTTCATAGCGACTTTTGGACAAAGTTTCTTATCCTGAATCGATGACAGAATCATGTCTAAAATTCCTAATTTGCCAAAAAAAAGTAAAAAAATTCCCAGCACTAAAAGACATGCTGGGAGATTAGTTATTCGACTATTCGCTTACAATACGCTTTGCAGCTGTATTTGCAGCCTCTTCAACACCCTGACGGCCTGAAGTTACATTCTTTAAAGCAGTTTCCAGTGAAGACCAGAACTTGCTCATCTCAGGAACTGAAGGCATTGGTTCGCCGTTTTCAGCGTTAACTTTGGTAGTTGCAATGCGAGGATCTTTATCAAGCTTTTGCTGGAAGGACTTAAGAGCAACTACACCCATTGCCTTGTCGTTATTAACAGCTTCAAGACCTTCGTCGGTTAATAGATAGTTCTCAAGGAATTCAACAGCAAGATCCTTATTTGGAGAAGCAGAGTTCATTGCAAGACCTGTTACACCAACAAAAGCCTTTGCATCCTTGCCACCCAGCTTAGGTAATTTATAGACTGTGAAGTCAACTTTTGACTGATCATAGTTTGGCCAGCCCCATGGACCGTTAATGATACATGCTGCCTTATTCTTAGTGAACTGGGCTTCCATTACACCGTAATCTGCGCCCTTATCCATATAGCCCTTGTCTAAAAGAGTCTTAATGAAGTTCAGACCTGCCTTTGAACCGGCATTTGCAACACCAGTATCTTTTACGTCATAGCCGTTAGCAGTTTTCTTGAAAGCATAACCACCCTGAGCAGCAATCAGAGGGTATGAGAAGTATGGAGTGGTGTAAGCCCAGATAATAGGCTTAACACCGTCTTTCTTCAGCTCGTCCCCTAGCTTCATTAAATCTTCAAAATTCTCAGGCTGTGACTTAACAAACTTGTTGTTACAGATTAGAGAAACAGCCTCGATAGCAACAGGATAACCAACAATCTTGCCATCAATAGTCATTGCTTCCCAGCCAACATCAGCGAATTTAGCCTTTACTTTATCGCTTACAGTGATAGGAGAAATCAAGCCTGCCTTTGACCACTCACCGAAACGGTCATGAGCCCACATGATTAAATCAGGGCCATTGCCGGTTGCAGCGGTCTGCTGGAATTTAACTTCTACCTGGTCAGGATGAGCAACGGTAACCTTGATGCCGGTGTCAGCGGTGAATTTCTCACCAACTTTGGCTATACCGTTATATCCTTTATCGCCGTTAACCCAGATGGTTAACTGATCCTTCTCAATTGCTGCATTAGCTGACATTGATAGACCCAATGTAACAGCACAAATCGCAGAAGCTAAGATTGTTTTCTTCATTTTATAATCCCTGTAATTTATTCTCTTTATGTATTGTCTGTTTTAGGTTTTTACCTTTAAACACCCTTGAAAATTACGTTATCTTCATTTCCTAAGGTTAATAAAATTGTAAAGATTGAAATTACAAAACAACAATACAATATTGACCTAAAAATGTATTATTTTATCTTCTTTGATTTTTTTTGTGACATTAAGCAAAATTACAATAAATTCGATAAAAAAAGGCAAATTAAAGAAAAATTATCGAAATGATAGTAAGGATAAGGAGAAAATGACATTTTTTTAACAAATGTACATACATACATCACAATTTATTGATTTATTTCAATAATCAATGTGTTAATGTGGTTCACATGTTTGTATAAAATAAAATACAAGTTAGATAAATTCAAGGAGTTAGTTGTGATATTTTTCACAATAAACTAATTCTGACGATACTTCAACGGAGTAATTCCGTATTTCTTTTTAAACAGTCTGAAGAAATATGACTCGTTATCAAAGCCATGATCTGATGCAACATCTGAAATCTGCTTTTCACCTCTTAGAATATCGTCCGCAGCCATCTGCAGTCTGTAGTCATTCACGTACTCAATAAAGCTCATATTCATTGCTTTTTTGAAAAATCTGCAGAAATAAGCCTCAGAGAAATTCATACGTTTTGAGGCATCAGAAACAGACAAAGGACCCGAGTGATGATCATGGATCCACTCTAAGAGTTCTTTTAGCTTTTCCTGTCTAAGCTTTTCAAATGGGGTATTAAGTTCAAGATTCTTAAAAATACCAGAACGTTCAAACTCCATGAACAAATCAAGAATCTTAATCTTAACCGTATATTGAGTCATAAGTTCCTTGGATTTACAGTTGTCTCTGATATATTCAAAGTCTTCTAAGAGCTTTTGATATCCATCAAATTCAGGTTTTACAATGAAAGGTGTTTTTCTTATGGTACTGTACAGATAATCATAAAGATTGCTCTGCAGTTTATCATAATACGCAAAACGCATAATCTCAGCGTTAAAAACAATAGCACTCTCAACGGCATCGCCAGGTAAGGCTATACTGTGAATCATCTTTGAAGGTATAAGCAGCATAGCAGGAGAATCAACAACCAAAGGTGATGTTTCAATATTCAGGATAAATCTTCCCTTTTCAAAACACAGAACCTCAACCTCTGTATGCCAGTGAGCATAAAGGAGCTTAGTGAAATTATTGCCGTTATATCTGTAACTTGCGATTGGAAAAGCATTTGATCCATGCTTGATATCTTCCTTCTTTACAGATTTTTCTTTTTTGTTATTTATCTCAGCCATTTTTTCTGCAGTAATGATGAACTATTTCGCTGTTGATATAGAAAAACAAACACAACCACTGCCGGATATTAACATTAAAACGCATATTTATCATGAGCCAATTCTGACAAAAATGCTTTCTCAAAGCTAACTATATATTCCAATTGAAGAAATTAACAGGTTTACCAGCGCCATTCAGCTATTTAAAAAAAGCTATCCATAAAGAATCGATTAAGAGATAAAGAAAAATGCGGAAGGAAAATCAAGGAAACCGCTAAAATTAGCGGTTTTCCAATATAAAACGGATAAAGGTAGTTTGATTATACCAACTCATGATCCTTTAGATACTTGATAATCCCTTTCATTGTCTTATCAGAAATAACGTGTTCTATTCTACAGGCGTCACTTTCTGCGACATCCGAAGGAACATTGGCAACACTCTTAAAGAAAACTGTCAGATATTGATGACGCTTGAATACAGATTCAGCAAGTTTTCTTCCCTCAGGAGTAAACTCAATATCACCTGCAAGACCGATTCTGATAAGATCCTTTTCCTTTAAAAGGCCAAGTCCGCGAGATACACTAGGCTTACTTAGTTTTAACTCATTAGCAACATCAACAGCCCTAACTAGACCATTTGATCTTCTTTCCTTTATCACAAGAATAGTCTCAAGATAGGTTTCTCCAGATTCTGCAATTTCTCCTGTTTTTTTCTGAACAGCCTCTGGAACTGCATCTAATGCTGACGGAGCACTCTTAATTTTTTCCATGTTAAAACTAAATTCCTAAATAAAAATAGATTAAATTACAGTTACGTTAATTTTATCACCTACAAGTGAAAGGCGAACATTATTCATTGAAGATATTGTACCGCGTTGAACCAGTCCATGTTTAATTAATAATTCCAAATCCTTGACGGTACCTTCGTTTAAAATCTTTCTGCCCTTCTCATCTGCAACCACGCCTAATCTTGGTTCAACTCTCTGCATACCGAGATTTCTATTTTTTGAAATCAGACCGATCTGTTCAAGACGGTTAATCAGACGATATACAGTGGCAATGCCTAAATCAGGAACAAACTGTTTAGCTTCATACCATAACTCTTTAGGAGAAGTGCATTTACTTGAAGTAAGAATTTCAATGATACGACGTCTTTGAACTGTCATTCTTAGCCCACTTGCCTCAAGCTTACGAATTGTATCTTCGGTTAATGCATTAACGTTAAAGGATTCGTTTTCATCAAACATAGCGCACCCACTCTTATACTATTTCTTACTATTTTTATATATGGGGATCGTTTTTTCTGTTTCAAGAATTATGTTAATTATTTTGACAATTTCCCCTTCACATATCATTTAGAATAGTACGAATATACAAAATGTTCATTATGAAAGTTAGAAGGAATTACAACTTTTTGACGAAAGGATCCTATTTGTCCTTATTATCATGACAATGACACTCGGAGGCTCCAGTTTTTGAGCATCCGCATCCACCTTTTAATGACAGAATTGAAAAAATCTT includes:
- a CDS encoding metal-dependent transcriptional regulator, whose translation is MEKIKSAPSALDAVPEAVQKKTGEIAESGETYLETILVIKERRSNGLVRAVDVANELKLSKPSVSRGLGLLKEKDLIRIGLAGDIEFTPEGRKLAESVFKRHQYLTVFFKSVANVPSDVAESDACRIEHVISDKTMKGIIKYLKDHELV
- a CDS encoding transcriptional repressor; this encodes MFDENESFNVNALTEDTIRKLEASGLRMTVQRRRIIEILTSSKCTSPKELWYEAKQFVPDLGIATVYRLINRLEQIGLISKNRNLGMQRVEPRLGVVADEKGRKILNEGTVKDLELLIKHGLVQRGTISSMNNVRLSLVGDKINVTVI
- the malF gene encoding maltose ABC transporter permease MalF; the encoded protein is MILSSIQDKKLCPKVAMKWTIVLLIVLVNLYADVCMYINGDIAYPLLDLVLVGVGVYVFVSKKMYAQRYAFPAVAGMTAFIIFPLIYTLWISFTNYSGAHVMSVENAMKYHLKKTFKTEGSDYDFKLYDLGNGKYDLLLSKDGESFKLDKPVALVQNSDADNDNIKPISINLVKASSDSVQGTVVPMRQMLTLKNNIQRLNLHLAEKKQDLTLSGLRKFSAEDEKFVPLKKGMTAENGYVVKEHNALWDVQSKQLFLPNMETGYYQYANEKGELQGEEFAPGFKVGVGLKNYVKFLSNESIRMPFLKIFTWTVCFSGLTVIITLAIGLVLACLVQWEFLRFKGIYRVFLILPYAVPSFISILVFKGLFNQNFGELNVFLNAVMAPIYNFLGLEWSSIEWFTDPWAARGMILIVNCWLGYPYMMILCMGLLKSIPDDLYEATAIEGASPWTNLKCITLPLLIKPLAPLLIASFAFNFNNFVLIQLLTSGGPDIIEATQAPAGYTDLLVSFTYRIAFEGGKGNDYGLAAAVATMIFIVVGLLSLLQLKFAKNSAMQQ
- the malE gene encoding maltose/maltodextrin ABC transporter substrate-binding protein MalE, encoding MKKTILASAICAVTLGLSMSANAAIEKDQLTIWVNGDKGYNGIAKVGEKFTADTGIKVTVAHPDQVEVKFQQTAATGNGPDLIMWAHDRFGEWSKAGLISPITVSDKVKAKFADVGWEAMTIDGKIVGYPVAIEAVSLICNNKFVKSQPENFEDLMKLGDELKKDGVKPIIWAYTTPYFSYPLIAAQGGYAFKKTANGYDVKDTGVANAGSKAGLNFIKTLLDKGYMDKGADYGVMEAQFTKNKAACIINGPWGWPNYDQSKVDFTVYKLPKLGGKDAKAFVGVTGLAMNSASPNKDLAVEFLENYLLTDEGLEAVNNDKAMGVVALKSFQQKLDKDPRIATTKVNAENGEPMPSVPEMSKFWSSLETALKNVTSGRQGVEEAANTAAKRIVSE
- a CDS encoding helix-turn-helix transcriptional regulator, which encodes MAEINNKKEKSVKKEDIKHGSNAFPIASYRYNGNNFTKLLYAHWHTEVEVLCFEKGRFILNIETSPLVVDSPAMLLIPSKMIHSIALPGDAVESAIVFNAEIMRFAYYDKLQSNLYDYLYSTIRKTPFIVKPEFDGYQKLLEDFEYIRDNCKSKELMTQYTVKIKILDLFMEFERSGIFKNLELNTPFEKLRQEKLKELLEWIHDHHSGPLSVSDASKRMNFSEAYFCRFFKKAMNMSFIEYVNDYRLQMAADDILRGEKQISDVASDHGFDNESYFFRLFKKKYGITPLKYRQN